The proteins below come from a single Betaproteobacteria bacterium genomic window:
- a CDS encoding xanthine dehydrogenase family protein subunit M yields the protein MRSFDYHRPSSLPEAARAFSAVPDTRLLAGGMTLIPAMKMRLTLPPALVDLGGLAELRGIRAGKGEVGIGAMTRHADVAASADVRRLIPALSVLAGGIGDPQVRNRGTIGGSIANNDPAADYPAALLGLGATITTSKRKIPADRFFVGMFETALEAGEIILQVTFPLPAMAAYEKFRSPASRYALVGVFVARTSSGVRVAVTGAAPYVFRATALESLLSEKFAPEALAGFRFPADGLNADMHGDAQFRANLISVLTRRAVATLVAGGGKN from the coding sequence ATGAGGAGCTTCGACTACCATCGTCCGTCCAGTCTCCCGGAGGCCGCCAGGGCATTTTCTGCCGTACCGGATACGCGACTGCTTGCCGGCGGCATGACGCTGATCCCGGCGATGAAGATGCGGCTGACCTTGCCTCCGGCGCTGGTGGATCTCGGCGGACTTGCCGAATTGCGCGGCATTCGCGCAGGCAAGGGGGAGGTCGGCATCGGCGCGATGACGCGCCACGCGGACGTGGCCGCCTCGGCGGACGTGCGCCGCCTGATCCCCGCGTTGTCGGTGCTGGCCGGAGGCATCGGCGATCCGCAGGTTCGCAACCGCGGTACGATCGGCGGTTCGATCGCCAACAACGATCCGGCGGCCGACTATCCCGCGGCACTGTTGGGCCTTGGAGCGACGATCACCACCAGCAAGCGCAAAATCCCGGCTGACCGGTTTTTCGTCGGCATGTTCGAGACCGCGCTCGAAGCCGGCGAAATCATTCTGCAGGTGACGTTTCCGCTGCCGGCAATGGCGGCTTACGAGAAATTCCGCAGCCCGGCGTCGCGTTACGCGCTGGTTGGCGTGTTCGTCGCCAGAACTTCCTCCGGCGTGCGCGTCGCAGTCACCGGTGCGGCGCCCTACGTGTTCCGCGCTACGGCGCTGGAATCTTTGCTCTCGGAGAAGTTTGCTCCCGAGGCATTGGCGGGATTCCGTTTTCCTGCCGATGGGCTCAACGCCGACATGCATGGTGACGCGCAGTTTCGCGCCAACCTCATCAGTGTCCTGACGCGGCGCGCGGTGGCGACCCTGGTCGCGGGCGGTGGTAAAAATTGA
- a CDS encoding amidase, whose product MAATEGLRKKQAPKIGELARLPATDLLEGYRVGSFTPSDVIDEVIGALEETDEICNVMVTQMFDSARAEAKAATRAWRSGGLIGPLTGIPVTVKDLIFVAGVPARGGAPVFEDFVPEVDSAVVTSLRKAGAIITCKTTTCESGYKLTADSPVSGVTRNPWRLDRTSGGSSGGAAAAVAAGCGPLALGTDGVGSIRVPSSFCGVFGIKPTFGLVPRAPGFFPPSWASLAHTGPIGRNVRDAALLLEVIAGHDARDAASLPVGQRHYDTTPGRLDGVRMAFTPDFGFAAVSPDVRDAFATALRIFADLGADLVADDLGLDPEVLESTIKPIAYTEQAAAVLTRDHQALARSDREYQEVIARGRQYQGTDYVDAMHRRTMLRSQFLKAFQRVQVFVTPTVAVTAFAAGTLGVGEVENRPVDPHLGWSPFSWPINLAGLPAATIPCGFDRDGLPIGLQIIAPWLEEGRIFRVAAAFEAAGLGSGRWPGFANGG is encoded by the coding sequence ATGGCGGCAACCGAAGGCTTGCGCAAGAAGCAGGCGCCGAAGATCGGCGAACTCGCGCGCCTGCCGGCCACCGATCTCCTCGAAGGCTATCGCGTCGGCAGTTTCACGCCTTCCGATGTCATCGACGAGGTGATCGGCGCGCTCGAGGAAACCGATGAAATCTGCAATGTGATGGTCACGCAGATGTTCGACTCCGCGCGCGCAGAGGCGAAGGCGGCGACCAGGGCGTGGCGCAGCGGAGGCTTGATAGGGCCGCTGACCGGGATTCCGGTGACGGTGAAGGACCTCATTTTCGTCGCCGGCGTTCCGGCGCGCGGCGGTGCCCCGGTGTTCGAGGACTTCGTGCCGGAGGTCGATTCCGCGGTGGTCACGTCTCTGCGCAAGGCGGGCGCGATCATCACTTGCAAAACCACGACCTGCGAATCCGGATACAAGCTCACGGCCGACAGCCCGGTATCCGGCGTCACGCGCAATCCCTGGCGGCTCGATCGTACCAGCGGCGGCTCCAGCGGCGGCGCCGCGGCCGCGGTCGCCGCCGGATGCGGGCCGCTCGCACTGGGAACGGACGGCGTCGGTTCGATCCGCGTGCCGTCCTCGTTCTGCGGCGTGTTCGGCATCAAGCCGACATTTGGCCTGGTACCCCGCGCACCGGGATTCTTTCCGCCGTCATGGGCTTCGCTAGCGCATACCGGTCCGATCGGACGCAACGTGCGCGATGCGGCGTTATTGCTGGAGGTGATCGCCGGACACGATGCGCGCGATGCCGCGAGTCTGCCGGTAGGGCAGAGGCATTACGACACGACGCCGGGGCGTCTCGACGGCGTCCGCATGGCATTCACGCCGGATTTCGGATTCGCGGCGGTATCGCCCGACGTACGCGACGCATTCGCAACCGCGCTGAGGATCTTTGCCGATCTGGGCGCAGATCTTGTAGCCGACGATCTGGGGCTCGATCCCGAAGTGCTGGAGAGCACGATCAAACCGATTGCGTATACCGAGCAGGCGGCCGCGGTGCTGACGCGCGACCATCAAGCGCTGGCGCGTTCCGATCGCGAATACCAGGAAGTCATCGCACGCGGGCGACAGTATCAGGGCACGGATTACGTCGATGCCATGCATCGTCGTACCATGCTGCGCAGCCAGTTCCTGAAGGCGTTTCAGCGTGTACAGGTATTTGTCACGCCGACGGTCGCTGTCACCGCGTTCGCGGCCGGGACGCTCGGCGTGGGCGAAGTCGAGAACCGGCCGGTGGATCCACACCTGGGCTGGTCGCCGTTTTCCTGGCCAATCAATCTGGCGGGATTGCCGGCGGCGACGATTCCCTGCGGCTTCGATCGCGACGGCCTGCCGATCGGATTGCAGATCATCGCGCCGTGGCTGGAAGAGGGTCGCATCTTCCGTGTCGCCGCGGCGTTCGAAGCGGCGGGACTCGGCTCAGGCCGCTGGCCGGGTTTCGCGAACGGCGGTTGA
- a CDS encoding LysR family transcriptional regulator gives MSFFSVDMRVLRSFISVVETGSVTETARRLGRTQPAITLQMKRLEDLTGKILFKQDSRRPVLTEQGDLVLSYAKSILRLHDELQTKLSSPDIEGHVVLGTPDLYAAYLLPSILALFRKSFPRIQVELRCSLSTPLVSLVQHGEVDIALVTRMPGFTGGQVVRQEQLIWVMGEGHDVHLAEPVPLAVLPPGNIYRDYAIEGLERQGRKWRIACVSESVGGLQAAVFAGMAVTVLCKSALVHGMKQIGINEYFPPLPKVDLLLYRASGQSTPAATALHEYLAHCLGTLNAEGRATIEALAHAAKEQPKSTGGAAVTAITGARRKSTAVRETRPAA, from the coding sequence ATGAGCTTCTTCAGTGTCGACATGCGCGTACTGCGTTCTTTCATTTCGGTCGTCGAGACCGGCAGCGTCACGGAAACTGCGCGCCGGCTCGGACGCACGCAACCTGCGATCACGCTGCAGATGAAACGACTGGAGGACCTCACCGGCAAAATCCTGTTCAAGCAGGATAGCCGGCGGCCGGTGCTGACCGAGCAGGGCGACCTGGTGCTGTCGTACGCAAAATCGATTCTGCGGCTGCACGACGAGTTGCAGACCAAGCTATCGTCGCCGGACATCGAAGGCCACGTCGTGCTGGGCACGCCGGACCTTTATGCCGCGTACCTGCTGCCATCGATACTTGCGTTGTTCCGCAAATCCTTTCCGCGCATCCAGGTCGAACTGCGCTGTTCGCTGTCGACGCCGCTCGTCAGCCTGGTGCAGCACGGCGAAGTCGACATTGCGCTGGTGACGCGCATGCCCGGCTTCACCGGCGGCCAGGTCGTGCGTCAGGAACAACTGATCTGGGTCATGGGCGAAGGCCACGACGTGCATCTCGCCGAACCGGTGCCGCTGGCCGTGCTGCCGCCGGGCAACATCTATCGCGACTATGCGATCGAGGGACTGGAGCGGCAGGGCCGCAAGTGGCGCATCGCTTGCGTGAGCGAAAGCGTGGGCGGCCTGCAGGCCGCGGTGTTCGCCGGCATGGCCGTCACCGTGCTGTGCAAGAGCGCGCTGGTGCACGGCATGAAACAGATCGGCATCAACGAATACTTCCCGCCGCTGCCCAAGGTTGACCTGCTGCTCTATCGCGCCTCAGGCCAGAGCACGCCGGCGGCGACAGCGCTGCACGAATACCTGGCCCATTGTCTCGGTACGCTTAATGCGGAAGGCCGCGCAACCATCGAAGCTCTTGCCCATGCGGCGAAGGAGCAACCCAAATCCACAGGCGGAGCGGCGGTGACCGCCATCACCGGCGCCCGGCGCAAATCAACCGCCGTTCGCGAAACCCGGCCAGCGGCCTGA
- a CDS encoding VWA domain-containing protein has protein sequence MKLAENVVHFARALRKAGVPVGPDRVMDGLRAIGLAGIENRDDFYWALASVFLSRHEQFELFNQAFRLFWRERYLLDRALQGLPVAAPANFPPDKTPNRIAEALGLTKKVPMRAGTEDDEPDVLLSASELERLQRRDFETMTPEELEQAKRLIAGLRLPIPQIPTRRLRPDTHGRRVDLRATLRASLRGNADIIPLRRRSYRRRHPPLVVLCDISGSMSRYSRMFLHFLHAITSDRDRVHSFVFGTRLTNITRQLRHRDVDVALDAISGTVADWSGGTRIGATLKEFNQRWSRRVLGQNAVVMLISDGLDRDAGQDLTEQIERLHKSCHQLIWLNPLLRFEDFEPKAAGVRLMLPHVDAFLPAHNIESLTDLARSLQPGRAFSRSTPHPFTLAA, from the coding sequence ATGAAGCTTGCTGAAAACGTGGTGCACTTTGCCCGCGCACTGCGCAAGGCGGGCGTGCCGGTGGGGCCGGACCGGGTCATGGACGGGTTGCGGGCGATCGGGTTGGCGGGCATCGAGAACCGCGACGACTTCTACTGGGCGCTGGCCTCGGTGTTTCTGTCCAGGCACGAACAATTCGAATTATTCAACCAGGCCTTCAGGCTGTTCTGGCGCGAGCGCTACCTGCTCGATCGCGCGCTGCAGGGTTTGCCGGTCGCGGCGCCCGCGAACTTTCCTCCCGACAAGACACCGAACCGGATTGCCGAGGCACTCGGATTGACGAAGAAGGTGCCCATGCGTGCCGGTACGGAAGACGACGAGCCCGATGTCCTGTTGAGCGCCTCGGAACTGGAGCGTTTGCAGCGCCGGGATTTCGAGACCATGACCCCGGAGGAACTGGAACAGGCAAAGCGGTTAATCGCCGGATTGAGGCTGCCGATCCCGCAGATTCCGACACGGCGCCTGCGGCCCGATACGCATGGGCGACGGGTGGATCTGCGCGCGACGCTACGCGCCAGCCTGCGCGGCAACGCCGATATCATTCCGCTCCGCCGCCGTTCCTATCGCCGCCGCCATCCGCCGCTGGTCGTGCTCTGCGATATCTCCGGCTCGATGAGCCGTTATTCGCGCATGTTCCTGCACTTCCTGCATGCGATCACCAGCGATCGCGATCGCGTGCACAGTTTCGTTTTCGGTACGCGGCTTACCAATATCACGCGGCAACTGCGGCATCGCGACGTCGACGTTGCGCTGGACGCAATTTCGGGAACCGTCGCCGACTGGTCCGGCGGCACGCGCATCGGCGCCACGTTGAAGGAATTCAACCAGCGCTGGTCGCGCCGCGTGCTGGGTCAGAACGCCGTGGTCATGCTGATCAGCGACGGACTCGACCGCGATGCGGGCCAGGACCTGACCGAGCAGATCGAGCGCCTGCACAAGTCATGTCACCAACTGATTTGGCTGAACCCGCTGCTGCGCTTCGAAGACTTCGAGCCGAAAGCGGCGGGCGTGCGCCTGATGCTGCCGCACGTGGACGCGTTCCTGCCCGCGCACAACATCGAAAGCCTCACCGACCTGGCGCGCTCGCTGCAACCCGGTCGCGCGTTCAGCCGGTCAACGCCGCATCCGTTCACTCTGGCTGCCTAA
- a CDS encoding GxxExxY protein, whose product MDENALSHEVIGAAIEVHRVLGPGLLEFIYEEALVIELEDRGLNIVRQAEVEVWYKDRQLENKLRLDILVNGIVIVEVKSVETVLPVHESQLLSYLRLSNRKLGLLVNFNTVVLRSSIRRVVNNL is encoded by the coding sequence GTGGATGAGAACGCGCTGTCCCATGAAGTAATAGGAGCCGCGATCGAGGTTCACAGGGTTTTAGGTCCTGGCCTGTTGGAGTTTATTTACGAAGAAGCCCTCGTCATCGAACTCGAAGATCGAGGATTAAACATCGTTCGGCAGGCGGAAGTTGAAGTTTGGTACAAGGACCGGCAACTTGAGAACAAACTTCGACTGGACATTCTGGTTAACGGGATCGTGATCGTTGAAGTCAAATCGGTCGAAACAGTCCTTCCCGTTCATGAATCGCAGTTGCTGAGCTATCTTCGACTATCAAATAGGAAGCTCGGTTTACTGGTCAATTTCAATACCGTCGTCCTCCGAAGTTCCATCAGGCGTGTGGTTAACAATCTATGA
- a CDS encoding MoxR family ATPase: protein MVTFSTNLLSAKSMSRGLPNSIDDTLSLLAQGEYVAERSLATAVFLALRMGRPLFLEGEAGVGKTEIAKVLAQVLGRQLIRLQCYEGLDIASAVYEWNYQRQMIEIRLAEADGAGSREKLEKDIFSERFLIRRPLLQALDAKAGDAPVLLIDELDRTDEPFEAYLLEVLADFQVTIPEIGTIKAERPPIVVITSNRTREIHDAVKRRCLYHWVDYPTAAAELEIVRRKVPGLAEKLSGDIVAFVQKLRAADLFKRPGVAETIDWAKALVELDRRSLDAGVVNDTLGVLLKYQDDIAAVRGSEAARILDEISTH from the coding sequence ATGGTAACATTCAGTACAAATTTACTGTCGGCCAAGTCCATGTCGCGCGGTCTTCCCAATTCAATAGACGATACCCTCTCCCTCCTTGCCCAAGGCGAATACGTCGCCGAGCGCTCGCTTGCCACGGCAGTATTCCTTGCATTGCGCATGGGCCGGCCATTGTTTCTGGAAGGCGAAGCCGGCGTGGGCAAAACCGAGATCGCCAAGGTACTGGCGCAAGTCCTCGGCCGCCAGCTCATCCGGCTGCAGTGTTACGAAGGCCTGGACATCGCGTCGGCCGTGTACGAATGGAATTACCAGCGCCAGATGATCGAGATCCGCCTCGCGGAGGCGGATGGTGCGGGTTCGCGGGAAAAACTCGAGAAAGACATCTTCAGCGAGCGCTTCCTGATCCGCCGGCCGCTGCTGCAGGCGCTGGACGCGAAGGCCGGCGATGCGCCCGTACTGCTCATCGACGAGCTGGATCGAACCGACGAACCGTTCGAGGCTTATCTGCTGGAAGTGCTGGCGGATTTCCAGGTCACCATTCCCGAAATCGGCACTATCAAGGCAGAGCGCCCCCCGATCGTCGTCATCACCTCGAATCGCACGCGCGAAATCCATGACGCGGTCAAGCGCCGCTGCCTCTATCACTGGGTGGATTACCCGACCGCCGCCGCCGAACTCGAGATCGTCCGGCGCAAGGTGCCCGGCCTGGCCGAGAAGCTGTCCGGCGACATCGTCGCTTTCGTGCAGAAACTGCGGGCAGCGGATCTGTTCAAACGCCCCGGCGTCGCCGAAACCATCGACTGGGCCAAGGCTTTGGTCGAACTGGACCGCCGCTCGCTCGATGCAGGCGTCGTCAATGACACCCTAGGCGTGCTGCTCAAGTATCAGGACGACATCGCCGCCGTGCGCGGCAGCGAAGCCGCCCGCATCCTCGATGAGATTTCCACTCACTAA